GTCTTCTGAACAAGTTCAGCAATAGTATTTATTCCAGCACTCTTTAGACAATTATAAGCTCTCACAGATAGCTCAAGTTCTTCAATTGGTTTTAAAATATTTTCATTTAATTCATCAGATGTTAAACTCTCTTCTGTATTATCAATATGTTCTTCCTCTCTTTCTTGAGATTCGGATTCTTTAAAGAAAGTCAAATATTCAAAATGTTTTATCAATATATCCGAAGCTTCACTTATTGCTTTTTCAGGAGTAATGCTGCCGTCAGTCCAGATTTCTAAAATTAATCTATCATAATCAGTAAGTTCTCCAACTCTTGTTTTTTCTACTCTAAAATTAACTTTTTTAATCGGACTAAAGATAGCATCCACTGTAATGGCATCTACGGGTAAATCCTCATCTTTAATTGCCTCTGACGGAACATATCCTCTACCTTTGCTCACATAAAGAGTCATATCTAAAGAAGCATCCTGATCAAGGGAGCAGAGATACTGAGATTTATTTAAAACTTCATATGTTCCATCTGTCTTAATGTCTGCTGCAGTTACCTCAGCTGGACCTTTTACTTTAATAGTAGCTGTCTTTTTATCAAAATTTTGAGTATGATATTTGAATCTCAATTTCTTAACATTTAGAACGATGTCTAAAACATCTTCCTTTACTCCTTTTATTGAACTAATTTCATGTAAAACTCCGTCTATTTTTATTGCATAAACTGCCACTCCCTCAAGTGAAGAAAGCAATACCCTTCTTAATGAGTTTCCCAGAGTTATTCCATATCCTCTTTCAAGTGGCTCTATTATAAGTTTCCCATAAGTATCTGTTAATGTTTCCTGTTCAAATGTAACTTTTTTGGGCATTTGAAATTCTTTATATAAATTCATTTACTGCCTCCCAATTTATGTAAGATTATTTTGAATAAAACTCTACAATCAACTGTTCCTGCACCGGAAGTTGCATTTCATCTCTTTCTGGAATTCTCACAAATTTACCTTTCATCTCTTCAATATTTACCTCTACCCATTCAGGAAAACCTCTTTGTTCAGCTAATGCAAGGCTTTCTTTAATTATTTCTAATTCTTTACCTGATTGGGTTAATTCAATTATATCTCCAGGTCTTACAAGGAAAGAGGGAATATCTACTTTTCTACCATTAACCATAAAGAATCCATGTTTTACTAGCTGCCTTGCCTGTCTCCTGTTTGTAGCAAATCCCATTCTGTAAACTACATTGTCAAGTCTTCTCTCAAGGAGTTTAAGAAGATTTTCACCTGTAACACCTTTCATCTTTGTAGCTTTTTCAAAGTAGTTCTTAAACTGTTTCTCCATTACTCCATAAATTCTTTTGACTTTCTGTTTTTCTCTCAACTGTAATCCATAATCTGATAATTTGCCTCTATTATGTCCATGCTGTCCTGGAGGATATTTTCTTCTTTCAAAGGCACATTTTTCTGTATAACATCTTGTTCCCTTAAGGAAAAGCTTCATGCCTTCTCTTCTACAAAGTCTGCAAAGTGGACCAGTATATCTTGCCATTTTTTAAACCCTCCTTCTCTTTGGAGGTCTGCACCCATTATGAGGTACAGGTGTCACATCTTTAATTAAATTAATCTCAAGACCTGCTGCCTGTAATGCTCTTATTGCTGTTTCTCTCCCTGCTCCAGGACCTTTAATTAAAACATCTATCTGCTTCATTCCCATATCTATAACTCTTTTTGCA
Above is a genomic segment from Thermodesulfovibrio aggregans containing:
- a CDS encoding DNA-directed RNA polymerase subunit alpha, with the protein product MNLYKEFQMPKKVTFEQETLTDTYGKLIIEPLERGYGITLGNSLRRVLLSSLEGVAVYAIKIDGVLHEISSIKGVKEDVLDIVLNVKKLRFKYHTQNFDKKTATIKVKGPAEVTAADIKTDGTYEVLNKSQYLCSLDQDASLDMTLYVSKGRGYVPSEAIKDEDLPVDAITVDAIFSPIKKVNFRVEKTRVGELTDYDRLILEIWTDGSITPEKAISEASDILIKHFEYLTFFKESESQEREEEHIDNTEESLTSDELNENILKPIEELELSVRAYNCLKSAGINTIAELVQKTENELLKTKNFGKRSLEEIKEVLNSMGLKLGMRISNEMLEKLNEKAQRG
- the rpsD gene encoding 30S ribosomal protein S4, which codes for MARYTGPLCRLCRREGMKLFLKGTRCYTEKCAFERRKYPPGQHGHNRGKLSDYGLQLREKQKVKRIYGVMEKQFKNYFEKATKMKGVTGENLLKLLERRLDNVVYRMGFATNRRQARQLVKHGFFMVNGRKVDIPSFLVRPGDIIELTQSGKELEIIKESLALAEQRGFPEWVEVNIEEMKGKFVRIPERDEMQLPVQEQLIVEFYSK